Proteins encoded by one window of Dryocola sp. LX212:
- a CDS encoding siderophore-interacting protein: MAGVQGYRLFNVKLARKRAVSPSLLSLVFSGEDVAKMKCDSPDQRIKMLFPSEDGTPPSLPNDGQWYQLSLELPKEKRPVIRTYTLRHVDRQRQEVTVEFVSHGTEGPASAWAIHSQPGEAIQIVAPNVEYPEDSGGYEWTPPEGLKKALIIADETALPAARGILEMLAAQANPPQVQAFFEVPEEGDCADLSTFSFAEINWLPRKPHGATHGECLIPAVKQHARTLQANSSDEAVHEEAEGELLWDKATSCSREFYGWVAAESSVVKLLRRHLIGERGVNHDAINFMAYWSKGRAR, translated from the coding sequence ATGGCAGGAGTTCAGGGCTATCGCCTGTTCAACGTAAAACTGGCGCGTAAGAGGGCCGTGTCGCCGTCGCTGCTGAGCCTGGTGTTCAGCGGCGAGGACGTGGCGAAGATGAAATGTGATTCGCCGGACCAGCGCATCAAGATGCTGTTCCCGTCCGAAGACGGCACGCCGCCGTCGCTGCCGAACGACGGACAGTGGTATCAGTTATCCCTCGAGCTGCCAAAAGAGAAAAGGCCGGTTATCCGCACCTATACGCTGCGCCATGTGGATCGGCAGCGTCAGGAAGTGACGGTAGAGTTTGTCAGCCACGGCACGGAAGGCCCCGCTTCGGCCTGGGCAATTCATTCGCAGCCGGGCGAAGCTATCCAGATCGTTGCCCCAAACGTGGAATACCCGGAGGACAGCGGCGGCTACGAGTGGACGCCGCCGGAGGGGCTGAAGAAAGCGCTGATTATCGCCGACGAAACGGCCTTACCGGCGGCGCGCGGTATTCTGGAAATGCTGGCGGCGCAGGCAAATCCACCGCAGGTGCAGGCGTTTTTTGAAGTGCCGGAAGAAGGAGATTGCGCTGATTTAAGCACGTTCAGCTTTGCTGAAATCAACTGGCTGCCGCGTAAGCCGCACGGCGCGACGCACGGTGAATGTTTAATTCCAGCCGTGAAGCAGCATGCCCGCACCCTGCAGGCAAACAGCAGCGATGAAGCCGTACATGAAGAAGCCGAGGGCGAACTGTTGTGGGACAAAGCGACCAGCTGCAGCCGGGAGTTTTACGGCTGGGTGGCGGCGGAATCCAGCGTGGTGAAGTTATTACGACGCCATCTGATCGGCGAGCGCGGGGTGAACCATGACGCCATTAACTTTATGGCGTACTGGAGCAAGGGAAGGGCACGCTAG
- a CDS encoding TetR/AcrR family transcriptional regulator, whose protein sequence is MSTDTSVTKKSRGRPKVFDREAALDKAMSLFWQHGYEATSMAHLVEATGAKAPTLYAEFTNKEGLFRAVLDRYIARFAEKHEACLFCEERSVEEALEDYLSTVAKRFTDKDTPSGCFIICTSSVLAASSEDIADTIKARHAMQEETLVRFLEQRQEKGEIPAESNARALAKYLCCIIQGMSVSARENAGYEDLLSIVQTTMRLWPELKKA, encoded by the coding sequence ATGTCTACCGACACAAGCGTTACTAAAAAAAGCCGTGGCCGACCGAAGGTGTTCGACAGGGAAGCCGCACTGGATAAGGCCATGTCTCTGTTCTGGCAGCACGGCTATGAGGCCACCTCGATGGCCCATCTTGTTGAAGCAACGGGCGCAAAAGCGCCGACGCTGTACGCAGAATTTACCAATAAAGAAGGATTGTTCCGCGCGGTGCTGGATCGCTACATCGCCCGCTTCGCGGAGAAACACGAGGCCTGCCTGTTCTGCGAAGAGCGCAGCGTAGAAGAAGCTCTGGAAGATTATCTCTCTACGGTGGCGAAGCGGTTTACCGATAAAGACACGCCGTCGGGCTGCTTTATCATCTGTACCTCTTCGGTGCTCGCCGCCTCTTCGGAAGATATTGCCGACACCATCAAAGCGCGCCACGCCATGCAGGAAGAGACGCTGGTGCGGTTCCTGGAGCAGCGGCAGGAGAAAGGCGAAATTCCGGCGGAAAGCAACGCTCGCGCGCTGGCGAAATACCTTTGCTGCATCATTCAGGGGATGTCGGTCAGCGCGCGTGAAAACGCCGGCTACGAGGATTTGCTGAGCATCGTGCAGACCACAATGCGGCTTTGGCCGGAGTTAAAGAAGGCGTGA
- the bhsA gene encoding multiple stress resistance protein BhsA — MKNVKTLIAAALLSSLSFASFAAVEVQATPADQQKVGTISANAGTNLGSLEDQLAAKADEMGAKSFRITSVTGPNTLHGTAVIYK, encoded by the coding sequence ATGAAAAACGTAAAAACACTCATCGCTGCAGCACTGCTAAGTTCACTCTCTTTCGCAAGCTTCGCCGCCGTAGAAGTTCAGGCGACCCCTGCTGACCAGCAGAAAGTCGGTACCATCAGCGCTAACGCCGGGACCAACCTGGGCTCGCTGGAAGACCAGCTGGCCGCCAAAGCCGACGAAATGGGCGCTAAATCATTCCGTATTACATCCGTGACCGGCCCGAACACCCTGCACGGCACGGCTGTTATCTACAAATAA
- a CDS encoding L,D-transpeptidase family protein, producing MRSLRLFSPVRWLASALLVTASVAAFQVSANSYPLPPEGSRLIGQNMFHEVADDGGSLEAIAKKYNVGFLALLQANPGVDPYVPRPGSVLTIPGQMLLPDAPREGLVLNLAELRVYYYPAGKNSVTVYPIGIGQLGGDTLTPTMVTRVSDKRANPTWTPTANIRARYLANGIKLPAVVPAGPDNPMGHHAIRLAAYGGVYLLHGTNADFGIGMRVSSGCIRLRDDDIKALYREMPVGTPVRIINTPIKVSVEPDGRRLVEVHQPLSKAIEDDPKVLPIVLSEQMKQFQSAPETDAQVMEQAIRHRSGMPVEVNSHQDVADTI from the coding sequence ATGCGGTCTTTGCGACTCTTTTCCCCTGTACGCTGGCTGGCCTCGGCGCTGCTGGTTACCGCCTCCGTGGCGGCCTTCCAGGTCAGTGCCAACTCTTATCCCCTGCCCCCTGAGGGCAGCCGCCTGATCGGTCAGAATATGTTCCATGAGGTGGCCGACGACGGCGGCTCCCTTGAGGCGATTGCGAAAAAATATAACGTGGGCTTCCTGGCCCTGCTGCAGGCAAACCCCGGGGTCGATCCCTACGTGCCCCGCCCCGGAAGCGTTTTGACTATTCCAGGCCAGATGCTGCTGCCGGACGCACCGCGTGAAGGGCTGGTGCTGAACCTTGCAGAGCTGCGCGTTTACTATTATCCGGCGGGCAAAAATAGCGTCACCGTTTACCCTATCGGCATTGGTCAGCTGGGCGGCGATACGCTCACGCCGACAATGGTGACGCGCGTAAGCGACAAGCGGGCTAATCCTACCTGGACGCCAACCGCCAATATCCGTGCCCGTTACCTGGCGAACGGCATCAAGCTGCCTGCGGTTGTACCTGCCGGGCCGGATAACCCGATGGGCCACCACGCAATTCGCCTGGCGGCCTACGGCGGGGTTTATCTGCTGCACGGCACTAACGCCGATTTCGGCATCGGCATGCGCGTCAGCTCCGGCTGTATCCGCCTGCGTGACGACGACATTAAAGCGCTCTACAGGGAGATGCCGGTAGGCACACCGGTGCGCATCATCAATACGCCGATAAAAGTCTCCGTGGAACCGGACGGGCGTCGCCTGGTTGAAGTTCACCAGCCGCTGTCAAAAGCGATTGAGGACGATCCGAAGGTGCTGCCGATTGTGCTCAGCGAACAGATGAAGCAGTTCCAGAGCGCGCCTGAGACGGACGCGCAGGTCATGGAGCAGGCCATACGGCACCGTTCAGGCATGCCGGTTGAGGTGAACAGCCATCAGGACGTGGCCGACACCATTTAA
- the mfd gene encoding transcription-repair coupling factor, which translates to MAEQYRYSLPVKAGDQRLLGELTGSACATEVAEIVERHGGPVVLIAPDMQNALRLHDEISQFTDSLVMNLADWETLPYDSFSPHQEIISSRLSTLYQLPTMKRGVLILPVNTLMQRVCPHSYLHGHALVMKKGQQLSRDNLRSQLEQAGYRSVDQVMEHGEFATRGALLDLYPMGSDQPYRIDFFDDEIDSLRVFDVDTQRTLEEVEAINLLPAHEFPTDKNAIELFRSQWRDTFEVKRDAEHIYQQVSKGTLPAGIEYWQPLFFSEPLPPLFSYFPKNTLLVNTGDLESSAERFWLDASARFENRGVDPMRPLLPPESLWLRVDELFSELKTWPRIQLKTENLADKAANTNLGYQALPDLSVQAQNKSPLDNLRKFLESFAGPVVFSVESEGRREALGELLSRIKVAPKRIHRLDEAEGQGRFLMLGSSEHGFIDTRRNRALICESDLLGERVSRRRQDSRRTINPDTLIRNLAELHIGQPVVHLEHGVGRYAGLTTLEAGGITAEYLMLTYAGDAKLYVPVSSLHLISRYSGGAEESAPLHKLGSDAWSRARQKAAEKVRDVAAELLDIYAQRAAKQGFAFQHDKEQYQLFCDTFPFETTPDQAQAINAVLSDMCQPLAMDRLVCGDVGFGKTEVAMRAAFLAVENHKQVAVLVPTTLLAQQHLDNFQDRFANWPVRVEMLSRFRSAKEQTQILQEASEGKIDILIGTHKLLQNDVKMKDLGLLIVDEEHRFGVRHKERIKAMRADVDILTLTATPIPRTLNMAMSGMRDLSIIATPPARRLAVKTFVRQYDELVVREAILREVLRGGQVYYLYNDVENIQKAADRLSALVPEARVAIGHGQMRERELERVMNDFHHQRFNVLVCTTIIETGIDIPTANTIIIERADHFGLAQLHQLRGRVGRSHHQAYAWLLTPHPKAMTGDAQKRLEAIASLEDLGAGFALATHDLEIRGAGELLGEGQSGSMETIGFTLYMELLENAVDALKEGREPSLEDLTSSQTEVELRMPALLPEDFIPDVNTRLSFYKRIASAKNGHDLDELKVELIDRFGLLPDAARNLLDIAALRQQAQKLGVRKIEGNEKGGVIEFAEKNHVDPVWLIGLLQKQPQHYRLDGPTRLKFFQDLADRKARMGWVQNFMTQLAENAAA; encoded by the coding sequence ATGGCTGAACAATATCGTTATTCCTTACCTGTAAAAGCAGGCGACCAGCGCCTGCTTGGTGAACTCACCGGCTCCGCCTGCGCAACCGAGGTGGCCGAAATCGTTGAGCGACACGGCGGCCCGGTGGTGTTAATCGCCCCCGATATGCAAAACGCCCTGCGCCTGCACGACGAAATCAGCCAGTTTACCGACAGCCTGGTGATGAACCTGGCAGACTGGGAAACGCTGCCTTATGACAGCTTCTCGCCGCATCAGGAGATCATCTCTTCGCGCCTCTCCACGCTCTATCAGCTGCCAACCATGAAGCGCGGCGTGCTGATCCTTCCGGTGAACACCCTGATGCAGCGCGTCTGCCCGCACAGCTATCTGCACGGCCACGCGCTGGTGATGAAGAAAGGCCAGCAGCTTTCCCGGGATAATCTGCGCAGCCAGCTTGAGCAGGCGGGCTACCGCAGCGTGGATCAGGTGATGGAGCACGGCGAGTTTGCCACCCGTGGCGCGCTGTTAGACCTCTATCCCATGGGCAGTGACCAGCCCTACCGCATCGACTTTTTCGACGATGAAATCGACAGCCTGCGGGTGTTCGACGTTGACACCCAGCGCACGCTCGAAGAAGTTGAGGCGATTAATTTACTGCCCGCCCACGAGTTCCCGACGGACAAAAACGCCATCGAGCTGTTCCGCAGCCAGTGGCGCGATACCTTCGAGGTAAAACGCGACGCCGAGCATATCTATCAGCAGGTGAGCAAAGGCACCCTGCCCGCCGGGATCGAATACTGGCAGCCGCTGTTCTTCAGCGAACCGCTGCCGCCGCTGTTCAGCTACTTCCCGAAAAACACCCTGCTGGTGAATACCGGCGACCTGGAAAGCAGCGCCGAACGTTTCTGGCTGGACGCCAGTGCCCGTTTCGAAAACCGCGGCGTGGACCCAATGCGCCCGCTCCTGCCGCCGGAAAGCCTGTGGCTGCGGGTCGACGAGCTGTTCAGCGAGCTGAAAACCTGGCCGCGCATCCAGCTGAAAACCGAAAACCTTGCCGACAAGGCTGCCAATACCAATCTGGGCTATCAGGCGCTGCCGGACCTGTCCGTGCAGGCGCAGAACAAATCGCCGCTGGATAACCTGCGTAAATTCCTTGAATCCTTCGCCGGGCCGGTCGTGTTCTCCGTGGAGAGCGAAGGCCGCCGCGAGGCGCTGGGCGAGCTGCTGTCGCGCATCAAAGTCGCGCCGAAACGCATTCACCGTCTGGATGAGGCTGAGGGCCAGGGCCGCTTCCTGATGCTGGGCTCCAGCGAGCACGGCTTCATTGATACCCGGCGTAACCGCGCATTGATCTGCGAAAGCGATCTGTTAGGTGAGCGCGTCAGCCGCCGCCGTCAGGACAGCCGCCGCACTATCAACCCGGACACCCTGATCCGCAACCTAGCGGAGCTGCATATCGGCCAGCCGGTTGTGCATCTCGAGCACGGCGTCGGCCGCTATGCTGGCCTGACTACGCTTGAAGCGGGCGGCATCACGGCGGAATACCTGATGCTGACCTACGCGGGCGACGCGAAGCTTTATGTTCCCGTCTCCTCCCTGCATCTCATCAGCCGTTATTCCGGTGGCGCAGAAGAGAGCGCCCCGCTGCACAAGCTGGGCAGCGATGCCTGGTCACGCGCCCGCCAGAAAGCCGCGGAGAAAGTCCGTGACGTGGCAGCGGAGCTGCTGGATATTTACGCCCAGCGCGCGGCAAAACAGGGCTTCGCCTTTCAGCATGACAAAGAGCAGTACCAGCTGTTTTGCGACACCTTCCCGTTTGAAACCACCCCGGACCAGGCCCAGGCCATCAATGCCGTGCTGAGCGATATGTGCCAGCCGCTGGCGATGGATCGCCTGGTGTGCGGTGACGTGGGCTTCGGTAAAACGGAAGTGGCGATGCGCGCGGCGTTCCTGGCCGTGGAAAACCACAAGCAGGTCGCTGTGCTGGTGCCAACTACCCTGCTGGCCCAGCAGCACCTCGACAACTTCCAGGACCGCTTCGCCAACTGGCCGGTGCGCGTGGAGATGCTTTCACGCTTCCGCAGCGCCAAAGAGCAGACGCAGATCCTCCAGGAAGCCAGCGAAGGCAAAATCGATATTCTGATCGGCACCCATAAGCTGCTGCAGAATGACGTGAAGATGAAGGATCTCGGCCTGCTGATCGTCGACGAAGAGCACCGCTTCGGCGTGCGTCATAAAGAGCGCATTAAAGCGATGCGCGCGGACGTGGATATCCTGACTCTCACTGCAACGCCAATCCCGCGTACGCTGAACATGGCGATGAGCGGCATGCGCGACCTGTCGATTATTGCTACTCCTCCGGCGCGCCGTCTGGCGGTGAAAACCTTCGTGCGTCAGTACGACGAGCTGGTAGTCCGCGAGGCAATCCTGCGTGAAGTGCTGCGCGGCGGGCAGGTTTACTATCTCTATAACGACGTGGAAAACATCCAGAAGGCCGCGGACCGCCTGTCGGCGCTGGTGCCGGAAGCGCGCGTTGCCATCGGCCACGGCCAGATGCGTGAGCGCGAGCTGGAACGCGTGATGAACGACTTCCACCACCAGCGCTTCAACGTGCTGGTCTGCACGACGATCATCGAAACGGGTATCGATATCCCAACCGCCAACACCATTATCATCGAGCGTGCCGACCACTTCGGGCTTGCCCAGCTACACCAGCTGCGTGGCCGCGTCGGGCGTTCACACCACCAGGCCTACGCGTGGCTGTTAACGCCGCATCCGAAAGCGATGACCGGCGACGCGCAGAAACGCCTGGAGGCTATCGCCTCGCTGGAAGATCTGGGCGCAGGCTTTGCGCTGGCCACCCACGATCTGGAAATTCGTGGTGCGGGCGAGCTGCTGGGCGAGGGCCAGAGCGGTTCCATGGAAACCATCGGCTTCACGCTGTATATGGAGCTGCTGGAAAACGCGGTGGACGCGCTGAAAGAAGGCCGCGAGCCGTCGCTGGAGGATTTGACCAGCAGCCAGACGGAGGTGGAGCTGCGCATGCCCGCCCTGCTGCCGGAAGATTTTATTCCGGACGTCAACACACGCCTGTCGTTCTACAAGCGTATAGCCAGCGCGAAGAACGGCCACGATCTGGACGAGCTTAAGGTGGAGCTTATCGACCGCTTCGGCCTGCTGCCGGATGCCGCCCGCAACCTGCTGGATATCGCCGCCCTTCGCCAACAGGCGCAGAAGCTGGGCGTGCGTAAAATTGAAGGCAACGAGAAAGGCGGCGTGATTGAGTTTGCCGAGAAGAACCATGTCGATCCGGTGTGGCTGATTGGCCTGCTGCAAAAGCAGCCGCAGCACTACCGCCTGGACGGGCCAACCCGGCTGAAATTCTTCCAGGATCTTGCCGACCGCAAGGCGCGCATGGGCTGGGTGCAAAACTTTATGACCCAGCTTGCGGAAAACGCCGCCGCGTAA
- a CDS encoding acyltransferase family protein, whose product MKNKQLWINHIKGLCICLVVIYHSVITFYPHLTSLPVGLNLYIAKSWTYLNLYLAPFRMPVFFFISGYLIHRYVEEVKWRACIDKRIWNILYVLVLWGVLQWLGITLINQWLAPDLVRNPASNAAYADSVMQFIASMAKASTSLWYLYALVVYFVFFKALRAWKVPVLIALLGINVVISFMPLPWWGLNSVVRNMCYYGLGAWFGPQLMAWMKTFSFRQHPLICALVAVGSLALYLVNVPLVISVVSIFAIMKIFYTLDSWRESSADAFLNVVGSNTIAIYTTHRIVIEALSLFMIAQINAGELSDKLVMAILLVYPFVSLAICTLIGLGFRKLSSGLFSDMFFSPPAKIA is encoded by the coding sequence ATGAAAAACAAACAACTTTGGATCAACCACATCAAGGGGCTGTGCATTTGCCTGGTGGTTATTTATCACTCGGTCATCACCTTCTATCCCCATCTGACGTCCCTGCCCGTCGGGCTTAACCTCTATATCGCCAAGAGCTGGACCTACCTGAACCTGTACCTCGCGCCGTTCCGTATGCCGGTGTTCTTTTTCATTTCCGGCTATCTGATCCACCGCTATGTAGAGGAGGTGAAGTGGCGGGCGTGCATTGATAAGCGCATCTGGAATATTCTTTATGTTCTGGTCCTGTGGGGCGTTCTGCAGTGGCTGGGGATCACGCTTATCAATCAGTGGCTCGCGCCGGACCTGGTGCGCAACCCGGCTTCAAACGCGGCCTATGCCGACTCCGTAATGCAGTTTATTGCCAGCATGGCAAAAGCCAGCACCAGCCTGTGGTATCTGTACGCGCTGGTCGTTTATTTCGTGTTCTTCAAAGCGCTGCGCGCCTGGAAGGTGCCGGTGCTGATTGCCCTGCTGGGCATCAACGTGGTCATCAGCTTTATGCCGCTGCCGTGGTGGGGGTTGAACAGCGTGGTACGTAATATGTGTTATTACGGGCTGGGCGCGTGGTTCGGGCCACAGCTGATGGCCTGGATGAAAACCTTCAGCTTCCGCCAGCATCCGCTGATTTGCGCGCTGGTGGCCGTCGGTTCACTGGCACTCTACCTGGTAAACGTTCCGCTGGTAATTTCAGTGGTGTCGATTTTCGCGATCATGAAGATCTTCTATACGCTGGATAGCTGGCGTGAGAGCAGTGCGGACGCGTTCCTCAATGTTGTCGGCTCCAACACCATCGCGATTTACACCACGCACCGCATCGTCATTGAAGCGCTAAGCCTGTTTATGATCGCGCAGATTAACGCCGGTGAGCTGTCCGATAAGCTGGTGATGGCTATACTGCTGGTTTATCCGTTTGTGAGCCTGGCGATTTGTACGCTAATCGGACTGGGGTTCAGAAAGCTTTCCAGCGGCCTGTTCAGCGATATGTTCTTCTCGCCGCCGGCTAAGATTGCCTGA
- the lolC gene encoding lipoprotein-releasing ABC transporter permease subunit LolC translates to MYQPVALFIGLRYMRGRASDRFGRFVSWLSTIGITLGVMALVTVLSVMNGFERELQNNILGLMPQALITSPTGSINPEKLPAASLKLQGVNRIAPVTTGDVVLQSARSVAVGVMLGIQPQEKDPLSPYLVNVKQTDLEAGKYNVILGEQLAGQLGIKRGDSIRIMVPSASQFTPMGRVPSQRLFNVIGTFAANSEVDGYQMLVNQQDASRLMRYPLGNITGWRLWLDQPLKVDELSQQKLPQGTEWKDWRERKGELFQAVRMEKNMMGLLLSLIVAVAAFNIITSLGLLVMEKQGEVAILQTQGLTRRQIMAVFMVQGASAGVIGALLGALLGALLASQLNNLMPIIGALLDGATLPVAIEPVQVIVIAIVAMAVALLSTLYPSWRAAATQPAEALRYE, encoded by the coding sequence ATGTATCAACCTGTCGCGTTATTTATAGGCCTGCGCTACATGCGCGGGCGGGCATCCGACCGCTTCGGTCGCTTTGTCTCCTGGCTGTCCACCATCGGCATTACGCTCGGCGTGATGGCCCTGGTGACGGTACTTTCCGTGATGAACGGCTTCGAGCGCGAGCTGCAGAATAATATTCTGGGCCTGATGCCGCAGGCGCTGATCACCTCGCCGACCGGCTCCATCAATCCTGAAAAACTTCCCGCTGCCAGCCTCAAACTACAGGGCGTTAACCGCATTGCGCCGGTTACCACCGGTGACGTGGTGCTGCAAAGCGCGCGCAGCGTGGCGGTGGGCGTGATGCTCGGCATTCAGCCGCAGGAAAAAGATCCCCTTTCACCGTACCTGGTCAACGTGAAGCAAACCGACCTCGAGGCGGGGAAATACAACGTCATTCTGGGCGAGCAGCTTGCGGGCCAGCTCGGCATTAAGCGTGGCGACAGCATCCGCATTATGGTGCCGTCCGCCAGCCAGTTCACGCCGATGGGGCGCGTGCCGAGCCAGCGTCTGTTTAACGTCATTGGCACCTTTGCCGCCAACAGCGAAGTGGATGGCTACCAGATGCTGGTGAACCAGCAGGACGCCTCGCGCCTGATGCGCTACCCGCTGGGAAATATCACCGGCTGGCGTCTGTGGCTCGACCAGCCGCTGAAGGTGGATGAACTCAGCCAGCAGAAGCTGCCGCAGGGCACGGAATGGAAGGACTGGCGCGAACGCAAGGGCGAGCTGTTCCAGGCCGTGCGCATGGAAAAGAACATGATGGGGCTGCTGCTGAGCCTGATCGTGGCGGTCGCCGCCTTTAACATTATTACCTCGCTGGGCCTGCTGGTGATGGAAAAGCAGGGCGAAGTCGCCATCCTCCAGACCCAGGGCCTGACGCGGCGGCAGATCATGGCGGTGTTTATGGTGCAGGGGGCCAGCGCCGGGGTGATTGGCGCGCTGCTCGGGGCGCTACTGGGCGCGCTGCTTGCCAGCCAGCTGAATAATCTGATGCCGATCATTGGCGCGCTGCTGGACGGCGCAACCCTGCCGGTCGCCATCGAACCTGTACAGGTGATTGTGATTGCCATCGTGGCAATGGCCGTCGCGCTGTTATCCACGCTTTATCCGTCGTGGCGCGCTGCCGCGACACAACCCGCCGAGGCTTTACGTTATGAGTAA
- the lolD gene encoding lipoprotein-releasing ABC transporter ATP-binding protein LolD, which produces MSNSVLLQCDNLCKRYQEGKVQTDVLHDVSFSINVGELMAIVGSSGSGKSTLLHLLGGLDTPTSGDVIFNGQPMSTLSPSAKAELRNRELGFIYQFHHLLPDFTAMENVAMPLLIGKKNTDETKQRALDMLKAVGLAHRSSHRPSELSGGERQRVAIARALVNNPRLVLADEPTGNLDARNADSIFELLGELNVRQGTAFLVVTHDLQLAKRMSRQLEMRDGRLTQELTLMGAD; this is translated from the coding sequence ATGAGTAATTCTGTCCTGCTGCAGTGTGACAACCTGTGCAAACGCTATCAGGAAGGCAAAGTGCAAACGGATGTGCTGCACGATGTCAGCTTCAGCATCAACGTGGGCGAGCTAATGGCGATCGTCGGCAGCTCCGGCTCCGGCAAAAGTACCTTATTACACCTGCTGGGCGGGCTGGATACGCCCACCTCCGGCGACGTGATTTTCAACGGCCAGCCGATGAGCACCCTGTCGCCGTCTGCCAAGGCCGAACTGCGCAACCGCGAGCTGGGCTTTATCTATCAGTTCCACCATCTGCTGCCGGACTTCACGGCGATGGAAAACGTCGCCATGCCGCTGCTGATCGGCAAAAAGAACACCGATGAAACTAAGCAGCGCGCGCTGGATATGCTGAAAGCCGTGGGCCTTGCGCACCGCAGCAGCCACCGCCCTTCGGAGCTGTCCGGCGGCGAGCGCCAGCGCGTGGCGATTGCCCGTGCGCTGGTGAACAACCCGCGCCTGGTGCTGGCGGATGAGCCAACCGGTAACCTCGATGCCCGCAACGCGGACAGCATCTTTGAACTGCTCGGCGAGCTGAACGTCCGCCAGGGCACCGCGTTCCTTGTCGTCACTCACGATCTGCAGCTGGCTAAGCGCATGTCCCGCCAGCTGGAGATGCGCGACGGGCGTCTGACGCAAGAATTAACCCTGATGGGGGCTGATTGA
- the lolE gene encoding lipoprotein-releasing ABC transporter permease subunit LolE, which yields MASPLSLLIGLRFSRGRRRSGMVSLISVISTVGIALGVAVLIVGLSAMNGFERELNNRILAVVPHGEIEPVNQPFKDWNGVLQRVEKVKGIVAAAPYINFTGLVESGANLRAIQVKGVDPQQEAHLSALPQYVQNNAWKDFKAGQQQIIIGKGVADALKVKQGDWLSIMIPNSDGGTKLLQPKRVRLHVAGILALSGQLDHSFAMVPMADAQGYLDMGDSVTGIAIKVNDVFNANKLVRDAGEVTNAYVYIKSWIGTYGYMYRDIQMIRAIMYLAMVLVIGVACFNIVSTLVMAVKDKSSDIAVLRTLGAKDGLIRAIFVWYGLLAGLFGSVSGVIVGVLASWQLTNIINFIQKVIGHRFLSGDIYFIDFLPSELHWLDVFYVLVTALLLSLLASWYPARRASRIDPARVLSGQ from the coding sequence ATGGCTTCGCCGCTCTCCCTGCTGATTGGTTTACGTTTTAGCCGCGGGCGCCGCCGCAGCGGCATGGTTTCGCTGATTTCCGTTATCTCCACGGTCGGCATCGCGCTGGGCGTCGCGGTTTTGATTGTCGGCCTGAGCGCCATGAACGGCTTCGAGCGCGAGCTGAATAACCGTATCCTGGCGGTTGTCCCGCACGGTGAAATCGAGCCGGTCAACCAGCCCTTCAAGGACTGGAACGGCGTGCTGCAGCGCGTTGAGAAGGTAAAAGGCATTGTTGCCGCAGCACCTTATATTAACTTTACCGGCCTGGTAGAGAGCGGGGCGAACCTGCGTGCAATCCAGGTGAAGGGCGTCGATCCTCAACAGGAAGCGCACCTCAGCGCGCTGCCGCAGTACGTGCAGAACAACGCCTGGAAAGATTTCAAAGCGGGTCAGCAGCAGATTATCATCGGTAAGGGCGTTGCCGACGCGCTGAAGGTGAAGCAGGGCGACTGGCTGTCCATTATGATCCCGAACAGCGACGGCGGCACCAAGCTGCTGCAGCCGAAGCGCGTGCGTCTGCACGTGGCGGGCATTTTAGCCCTCAGCGGCCAGCTGGATCACAGCTTCGCGATGGTGCCGATGGCCGACGCGCAGGGCTATTTAGACATGGGTGACAGTGTCACCGGCATCGCCATCAAGGTGAATGACGTCTTTAACGCCAACAAACTGGTGCGCGACGCGGGCGAAGTCACCAACGCTTATGTCTACATCAAAAGCTGGATTGGCACCTACGGCTACATGTACCGCGACATTCAGATGATCCGCGCCATTATGTATCTGGCGATGGTGCTGGTGATCGGCGTGGCCTGCTTCAACATCGTCTCCACGCTGGTGATGGCGGTGAAAGACAAGAGCAGCGATATCGCCGTGCTGCGTACCCTGGGGGCAAAAGACGGCCTGATCCGCGCCATTTTCGTCTGGTACGGCCTGCTGGCCGGGCTGTTCGGCAGCGTCAGCGGCGTGATTGTCGGGGTGCTCGCCTCCTGGCAGCTGACCAACATCATTAACTTTATTCAAAAGGTTATTGGGCACCGTTTCCTGTCCGGCGATATCTACTTTATCGATTTCCTGCCGTCGGAGCTGCACTGGCTCGACGTGTTCTACGTGCTGGTCACCGCGCTGCTGCTGAGCCTGCTCGCCAGCTGGTATCCGGCCAGACGCGCCAGCAGAATCGATCCGGCGCGGGTATTAAGCGGACAATAA